In the Populus trichocarpa isolate Nisqually-1 chromosome 1, P.trichocarpa_v4.1, whole genome shotgun sequence genome, one interval contains:
- the LOC7477839 gene encoding protein NLP7 isoform X1, producing MPEPTEVGGGGESEGRKSMELDLDLDSSWPLDQISFISSNPMSTFLISSSNEQPCSPLWAFSDAADDRLLAAAAGGGQASSSFVGGLRLSDNPIVLTCRSRNPNSVTESKGENDDNSKLPSPFLGLMPIDNPDGYCIIKERMTRALRHFKESTEQHILAQVWAPVKNGGRYALTTSGQPFVIDPHSNGLHQYRMVSLMYKFSVDGESDGELGLPGRVFRQKLPEWTPNVQYYSSKEYSRLDHALHYNVRGTVALPVFEPSGQSCVGVVELIMTSQKINYAPEVDKVCKALEAVDLKSSEILDPPSTQICNEGRQNALAEILEILTMVCETHKLPLAQTWVPCMHRSVLAYGGGLKKSCTSFDGSCNGQVCMSTTDVAFYVVDAHMWGFREACLEHHLQKGQGVAGRAFFSHNLCFCPDITQFCKTEYPLVHYARMFGLTSCFAICLRSSYTGDDDYILEFFLPPSFTDSREWKTLLGSILAIMKQDFQSLQVASGMDLEEEEGFVEMIQVSTNGRLDLRLECIQIPQSTKSPPDDNALLNGPIVQIYPEKKQLMLDLDVIKNGGSAVQADVRQTHASLTEKETKKPKERKRGKAEKMISLEVLQQYFTGSLKDAAKSLGVCPTTMKRICRQHGISRWPSRKIKKVNRSLSKLKRVIESVQGTEGAFSTSSLPVAVGTISWPPNLNGRNQQNSPNSKSPEHHGDKNGSPTCRTPGSDVKAGFEDQLLGCRKLSLEELTVQNRFSPELGTGSNRSKTRGGSRGESAGTPTSHGSCQGCPENESAPAKDPSVSPVHERCIKAGGSPELVLQQTRELNLSAAYSIPDAFFATEAQEQFGGMLIEDTGSSKDLSNLCPAMADAIVDERFPESKWTDPPSSDINPTQMIAALSIAMPHVTSRQEMNSVTIKATYREDMIRFRISLSSGIAKLKEEVAKRLRLEVGTFDIKYLDDDHEWILIARDADLHECMDVSRSSNSNMIRVSVHDANANLGSSCESTWEI from the exons GTAATCCAAATTCGGTAACTGAAAGCAAAGGGGAAAATGATGATAACAGTAAACTTCCTTCTCCGTTTTTGGGATTAATGCCTATTGACAACCCTGATGGGTATTGTATAATTAAAGAGAGAATGACACGGGCCCTGAGACATTTCAAAGAATCAACTGAACAACATATTCTAGCTCAGGTTTGGGCACCTGTGAAGAATGGGGGTCGATATGCGTTGACAACTTCAGGGCAACCCTTCGTTATTGATCCTCATAGTAATGGACTTCATCAGTATAGGATGGTCTCTCTTATGTATAAGTTCTCTGTGGACGGAGAGAGTGATGGAGAGCTTGGGCTACCTGGCCGTGTTTTCAGACAAAAATTACCGGAATGGACTCCCAATGTTCAGTATTACTCCAGCAAGGAGTATTCACGGCTTGATCATGCTCTACACTACAATGTTCGGGGAACCGTGGCTTTGCCAGTCTTCGAACCTTCTGGACAGTCTTGTGTCGGTGTGGTTGAACTCATTATGACTTCACAGAAGATCAACTATGCACCCGAGGTTGATAAAGTCTGCAAGGCACTTGAG GCAGTAGATTTGAAAAGTTCAGAGATATTGGACCCTCCAAGCACACAG ATTTGTAATGAAGGTCGCCAAAATGCACTGGCTGAAATTTTGGAGATATTGACAATGGTATGTGAAACTCACAAATTGCCTTTGGCCCAGACATGGGTTCCATGCATGCATCGCAGTGTTCTGGCCTATGGCGGTGGTCTGAAGAAGAGCTGTACCAGCTTTGATGGCAGTTGCAATGGGCAAGTCTGCATGTCCACAACTGATGTGGCATTCTATGTAGTGGATGCTCACATGTGGGGTTTTAGGGAGGCCTGTCTTGAGCATCACTTACAAAAGGGTCAAGGGGTTGCTGGGAGGGCATTTTTTTCCCACAACCTATGCTTCTGCCCAGATATTACCCAGTTTTGCAAGACTGAGTATCCTCTAGTACATTATGCACGCATGTTTGGATTAACCAGCTGTTTTGCAATCTGCTTGCGGAGCAGTTATACTGGAGATGATGATTACATCCTTGAATTTTTTCTGCCCCCTAGCTTCACAGACAGTCGTGAATGGAAGACTTTGTTAGGCTCCATATTGGCAATAATGAAGCAGGATTTCCAGAGTCTCCAGGTTGCTTCTGGGATGGACCTTGAAGAGGAGGAAGGATTTGTAGAGATGATTCAAGTTTCTACTAATGGGAGACTTGATTTGAGACTTGAATGCATTCAGATACCCCAATCTACAAAATCTCCCCCAGATGACAATGCGTTGCTAAATGGACCGATTGTACAAATTTATCcagaaaagaaacaattaatgTTGGACTTGGATGTCATAAAAAATGGAGGCAGTGCTGTTCAAGCAGATGTCAGGCAAACTCATGCTTCTCTTACAGAGAAAGAGACAAAAAAGCCAAAAGAGAGGAAACGTGGAAAGGCAGAGAAAATGATTAGTCTAGAGGTTCTCCAACAATATTTTACTGGAAGTCTGAAAGATGCTGCAAAGAGCCTTGGTG TTTGCCCTACTACAATGAAGCGCATTTGCAGGCAGCATGGGATATCTCGCTGGCCATCTCGCAAGATCAAGAAGGTTAATCGTTCCCTGTCTAAGCTTAAGCGGGTAATTGAATCAGTCCAAGGCACTGAAGGAGCATTTTCTACAAGTTCTCTTCCTGTCGCTGTTGGTACCATTTCTTGGCCTCCCAATTTGAATGGGAGAAATCAACAGAACTCACCAAACTCTAAATCCCCTGAACATCATGGTGACAAGAATGGATCACCCACCTGTAGAACGCCAGGAAGCGATGTAAAGGCTGGTTTCGAAGATCAATTGCTAGGATGTAGAAAATTGAGTCTAGAGGAACTCACTGTGCAAAATAGGTTTTCACCAGAGTTAGGTACAGGCTCAAACAGATCCAAAACAAGGGGTGGTTCGAGGGGTGAGAGTGCAGGAACTCCTACTTCTCATGGCTCATGCCAAGGTTGCCCAGAAAATGAAAGTGCACCTGCAAAGGACCCATCTGTTTCTCCTGTCCATGAGCGATGCATTAAAGCAGGGGGGTCACCTGAACTGGTTCTTCAACAAACCAGGGAACTAAATCTGTCAGCTGCTTACTCAATACCTGATGCTTTTTTCGCAACGGAAGCTCAAGAACAATTTGGTGGAATGCTAATAGAGGATACTGGAAGTtcgaaagatttgagcaacctTTGTCCTGCCATGGCAGATGCTATTGTGGATGAGCGATTTCCAGAATCTAAATGGACAGATCCTCCAAGTTCAGATATAAATCCCACACAAATGATTGCTGCTCTTTCGATCGCAATGCCGCATGTAACATCTAGGCAAGAAATGAATAGCGTAACCATAAAGGCAACATATAGGGAAGACATGATAAGGTTCCGAATCTCTCTGAGTTCTGGGATCGCGAAGTTAAAAGAGGAAGTGGCCAAGAGGCTGAGGTTGGAGGTGGGTACATTTGACATCAAGTATCTGGATGATGATCATGAATGGATTTTGATTGCCCGTGATGCTGACTTGCATGAGTGTATGGATGTTTCAAGATCATCAAATAGTAATATGATCAGGGTATCAGTTCATGATGCAAATGCCAATCTTGGGAGCTCCTGTGAGAGCACTTGGGAGATATGA
- the LOC7477839 gene encoding protein NLP7 isoform X2 encodes MPEPTEVGGGGESEGRKSMELDLDLDSSWPLDQISFISSNPMSTFLISSSNEQPCSPLWAFSDAADDRLLAAAAGGGQASSSFVGGLRLSDNPIVLTCNPNSVTESKGENDDNSKLPSPFLGLMPIDNPDGYCIIKERMTRALRHFKESTEQHILAQVWAPVKNGGRYALTTSGQPFVIDPHSNGLHQYRMVSLMYKFSVDGESDGELGLPGRVFRQKLPEWTPNVQYYSSKEYSRLDHALHYNVRGTVALPVFEPSGQSCVGVVELIMTSQKINYAPEVDKVCKALEAVDLKSSEILDPPSTQICNEGRQNALAEILEILTMVCETHKLPLAQTWVPCMHRSVLAYGGGLKKSCTSFDGSCNGQVCMSTTDVAFYVVDAHMWGFREACLEHHLQKGQGVAGRAFFSHNLCFCPDITQFCKTEYPLVHYARMFGLTSCFAICLRSSYTGDDDYILEFFLPPSFTDSREWKTLLGSILAIMKQDFQSLQVASGMDLEEEEGFVEMIQVSTNGRLDLRLECIQIPQSTKSPPDDNALLNGPIVQIYPEKKQLMLDLDVIKNGGSAVQADVRQTHASLTEKETKKPKERKRGKAEKMISLEVLQQYFTGSLKDAAKSLGVCPTTMKRICRQHGISRWPSRKIKKVNRSLSKLKRVIESVQGTEGAFSTSSLPVAVGTISWPPNLNGRNQQNSPNSKSPEHHGDKNGSPTCRTPGSDVKAGFEDQLLGCRKLSLEELTVQNRFSPELGTGSNRSKTRGGSRGESAGTPTSHGSCQGCPENESAPAKDPSVSPVHERCIKAGGSPELVLQQTRELNLSAAYSIPDAFFATEAQEQFGGMLIEDTGSSKDLSNLCPAMADAIVDERFPESKWTDPPSSDINPTQMIAALSIAMPHVTSRQEMNSVTIKATYREDMIRFRISLSSGIAKLKEEVAKRLRLEVGTFDIKYLDDDHEWILIARDADLHECMDVSRSSNSNMIRVSVHDANANLGSSCESTWEI; translated from the exons GTAATCCAAATTCGGTAACTGAAAGCAAAGGGGAAAATGATGATAACAGTAAACTTCCTTCTCCGTTTTTGGGATTAATGCCTATTGACAACCCTGATGGGTATTGTATAATTAAAGAGAGAATGACACGGGCCCTGAGACATTTCAAAGAATCAACTGAACAACATATTCTAGCTCAGGTTTGGGCACCTGTGAAGAATGGGGGTCGATATGCGTTGACAACTTCAGGGCAACCCTTCGTTATTGATCCTCATAGTAATGGACTTCATCAGTATAGGATGGTCTCTCTTATGTATAAGTTCTCTGTGGACGGAGAGAGTGATGGAGAGCTTGGGCTACCTGGCCGTGTTTTCAGACAAAAATTACCGGAATGGACTCCCAATGTTCAGTATTACTCCAGCAAGGAGTATTCACGGCTTGATCATGCTCTACACTACAATGTTCGGGGAACCGTGGCTTTGCCAGTCTTCGAACCTTCTGGACAGTCTTGTGTCGGTGTGGTTGAACTCATTATGACTTCACAGAAGATCAACTATGCACCCGAGGTTGATAAAGTCTGCAAGGCACTTGAG GCAGTAGATTTGAAAAGTTCAGAGATATTGGACCCTCCAAGCACACAG ATTTGTAATGAAGGTCGCCAAAATGCACTGGCTGAAATTTTGGAGATATTGACAATGGTATGTGAAACTCACAAATTGCCTTTGGCCCAGACATGGGTTCCATGCATGCATCGCAGTGTTCTGGCCTATGGCGGTGGTCTGAAGAAGAGCTGTACCAGCTTTGATGGCAGTTGCAATGGGCAAGTCTGCATGTCCACAACTGATGTGGCATTCTATGTAGTGGATGCTCACATGTGGGGTTTTAGGGAGGCCTGTCTTGAGCATCACTTACAAAAGGGTCAAGGGGTTGCTGGGAGGGCATTTTTTTCCCACAACCTATGCTTCTGCCCAGATATTACCCAGTTTTGCAAGACTGAGTATCCTCTAGTACATTATGCACGCATGTTTGGATTAACCAGCTGTTTTGCAATCTGCTTGCGGAGCAGTTATACTGGAGATGATGATTACATCCTTGAATTTTTTCTGCCCCCTAGCTTCACAGACAGTCGTGAATGGAAGACTTTGTTAGGCTCCATATTGGCAATAATGAAGCAGGATTTCCAGAGTCTCCAGGTTGCTTCTGGGATGGACCTTGAAGAGGAGGAAGGATTTGTAGAGATGATTCAAGTTTCTACTAATGGGAGACTTGATTTGAGACTTGAATGCATTCAGATACCCCAATCTACAAAATCTCCCCCAGATGACAATGCGTTGCTAAATGGACCGATTGTACAAATTTATCcagaaaagaaacaattaatgTTGGACTTGGATGTCATAAAAAATGGAGGCAGTGCTGTTCAAGCAGATGTCAGGCAAACTCATGCTTCTCTTACAGAGAAAGAGACAAAAAAGCCAAAAGAGAGGAAACGTGGAAAGGCAGAGAAAATGATTAGTCTAGAGGTTCTCCAACAATATTTTACTGGAAGTCTGAAAGATGCTGCAAAGAGCCTTGGTG TTTGCCCTACTACAATGAAGCGCATTTGCAGGCAGCATGGGATATCTCGCTGGCCATCTCGCAAGATCAAGAAGGTTAATCGTTCCCTGTCTAAGCTTAAGCGGGTAATTGAATCAGTCCAAGGCACTGAAGGAGCATTTTCTACAAGTTCTCTTCCTGTCGCTGTTGGTACCATTTCTTGGCCTCCCAATTTGAATGGGAGAAATCAACAGAACTCACCAAACTCTAAATCCCCTGAACATCATGGTGACAAGAATGGATCACCCACCTGTAGAACGCCAGGAAGCGATGTAAAGGCTGGTTTCGAAGATCAATTGCTAGGATGTAGAAAATTGAGTCTAGAGGAACTCACTGTGCAAAATAGGTTTTCACCAGAGTTAGGTACAGGCTCAAACAGATCCAAAACAAGGGGTGGTTCGAGGGGTGAGAGTGCAGGAACTCCTACTTCTCATGGCTCATGCCAAGGTTGCCCAGAAAATGAAAGTGCACCTGCAAAGGACCCATCTGTTTCTCCTGTCCATGAGCGATGCATTAAAGCAGGGGGGTCACCTGAACTGGTTCTTCAACAAACCAGGGAACTAAATCTGTCAGCTGCTTACTCAATACCTGATGCTTTTTTCGCAACGGAAGCTCAAGAACAATTTGGTGGAATGCTAATAGAGGATACTGGAAGTtcgaaagatttgagcaacctTTGTCCTGCCATGGCAGATGCTATTGTGGATGAGCGATTTCCAGAATCTAAATGGACAGATCCTCCAAGTTCAGATATAAATCCCACACAAATGATTGCTGCTCTTTCGATCGCAATGCCGCATGTAACATCTAGGCAAGAAATGAATAGCGTAACCATAAAGGCAACATATAGGGAAGACATGATAAGGTTCCGAATCTCTCTGAGTTCTGGGATCGCGAAGTTAAAAGAGGAAGTGGCCAAGAGGCTGAGGTTGGAGGTGGGTACATTTGACATCAAGTATCTGGATGATGATCATGAATGGATTTTGATTGCCCGTGATGCTGACTTGCATGAGTGTATGGATGTTTCAAGATCATCAAATAGTAATATGATCAGGGTATCAGTTCATGATGCAAATGCCAATCTTGGGAGCTCCTGTGAGAGCACTTGGGAGATATGA
- the LOC7477839 gene encoding protein NLP7 isoform X3: MPIDNPDGYCIIKERMTRALRHFKESTEQHILAQVWAPVKNGGRYALTTSGQPFVIDPHSNGLHQYRMVSLMYKFSVDGESDGELGLPGRVFRQKLPEWTPNVQYYSSKEYSRLDHALHYNVRGTVALPVFEPSGQSCVGVVELIMTSQKINYAPEVDKVCKALEAVDLKSSEILDPPSTQICNEGRQNALAEILEILTMVCETHKLPLAQTWVPCMHRSVLAYGGGLKKSCTSFDGSCNGQVCMSTTDVAFYVVDAHMWGFREACLEHHLQKGQGVAGRAFFSHNLCFCPDITQFCKTEYPLVHYARMFGLTSCFAICLRSSYTGDDDYILEFFLPPSFTDSREWKTLLGSILAIMKQDFQSLQVASGMDLEEEEGFVEMIQVSTNGRLDLRLECIQIPQSTKSPPDDNALLNGPIVQIYPEKKQLMLDLDVIKNGGSAVQADVRQTHASLTEKETKKPKERKRGKAEKMISLEVLQQYFTGSLKDAAKSLGVCPTTMKRICRQHGISRWPSRKIKKVNRSLSKLKRVIESVQGTEGAFSTSSLPVAVGTISWPPNLNGRNQQNSPNSKSPEHHGDKNGSPTCRTPGSDVKAGFEDQLLGCRKLSLEELTVQNRFSPELGTGSNRSKTRGGSRGESAGTPTSHGSCQGCPENESAPAKDPSVSPVHERCIKAGGSPELVLQQTRELNLSAAYSIPDAFFATEAQEQFGGMLIEDTGSSKDLSNLCPAMADAIVDERFPESKWTDPPSSDINPTQMIAALSIAMPHVTSRQEMNSVTIKATYREDMIRFRISLSSGIAKLKEEVAKRLRLEVGTFDIKYLDDDHEWILIARDADLHECMDVSRSSNSNMIRVSVHDANANLGSSCESTWEI; the protein is encoded by the exons ATGCCTATTGACAACCCTGATGGGTATTGTATAATTAAAGAGAGAATGACACGGGCCCTGAGACATTTCAAAGAATCAACTGAACAACATATTCTAGCTCAGGTTTGGGCACCTGTGAAGAATGGGGGTCGATATGCGTTGACAACTTCAGGGCAACCCTTCGTTATTGATCCTCATAGTAATGGACTTCATCAGTATAGGATGGTCTCTCTTATGTATAAGTTCTCTGTGGACGGAGAGAGTGATGGAGAGCTTGGGCTACCTGGCCGTGTTTTCAGACAAAAATTACCGGAATGGACTCCCAATGTTCAGTATTACTCCAGCAAGGAGTATTCACGGCTTGATCATGCTCTACACTACAATGTTCGGGGAACCGTGGCTTTGCCAGTCTTCGAACCTTCTGGACAGTCTTGTGTCGGTGTGGTTGAACTCATTATGACTTCACAGAAGATCAACTATGCACCCGAGGTTGATAAAGTCTGCAAGGCACTTGAG GCAGTAGATTTGAAAAGTTCAGAGATATTGGACCCTCCAAGCACACAG ATTTGTAATGAAGGTCGCCAAAATGCACTGGCTGAAATTTTGGAGATATTGACAATGGTATGTGAAACTCACAAATTGCCTTTGGCCCAGACATGGGTTCCATGCATGCATCGCAGTGTTCTGGCCTATGGCGGTGGTCTGAAGAAGAGCTGTACCAGCTTTGATGGCAGTTGCAATGGGCAAGTCTGCATGTCCACAACTGATGTGGCATTCTATGTAGTGGATGCTCACATGTGGGGTTTTAGGGAGGCCTGTCTTGAGCATCACTTACAAAAGGGTCAAGGGGTTGCTGGGAGGGCATTTTTTTCCCACAACCTATGCTTCTGCCCAGATATTACCCAGTTTTGCAAGACTGAGTATCCTCTAGTACATTATGCACGCATGTTTGGATTAACCAGCTGTTTTGCAATCTGCTTGCGGAGCAGTTATACTGGAGATGATGATTACATCCTTGAATTTTTTCTGCCCCCTAGCTTCACAGACAGTCGTGAATGGAAGACTTTGTTAGGCTCCATATTGGCAATAATGAAGCAGGATTTCCAGAGTCTCCAGGTTGCTTCTGGGATGGACCTTGAAGAGGAGGAAGGATTTGTAGAGATGATTCAAGTTTCTACTAATGGGAGACTTGATTTGAGACTTGAATGCATTCAGATACCCCAATCTACAAAATCTCCCCCAGATGACAATGCGTTGCTAAATGGACCGATTGTACAAATTTATCcagaaaagaaacaattaatgTTGGACTTGGATGTCATAAAAAATGGAGGCAGTGCTGTTCAAGCAGATGTCAGGCAAACTCATGCTTCTCTTACAGAGAAAGAGACAAAAAAGCCAAAAGAGAGGAAACGTGGAAAGGCAGAGAAAATGATTAGTCTAGAGGTTCTCCAACAATATTTTACTGGAAGTCTGAAAGATGCTGCAAAGAGCCTTGGTG TTTGCCCTACTACAATGAAGCGCATTTGCAGGCAGCATGGGATATCTCGCTGGCCATCTCGCAAGATCAAGAAGGTTAATCGTTCCCTGTCTAAGCTTAAGCGGGTAATTGAATCAGTCCAAGGCACTGAAGGAGCATTTTCTACAAGTTCTCTTCCTGTCGCTGTTGGTACCATTTCTTGGCCTCCCAATTTGAATGGGAGAAATCAACAGAACTCACCAAACTCTAAATCCCCTGAACATCATGGTGACAAGAATGGATCACCCACCTGTAGAACGCCAGGAAGCGATGTAAAGGCTGGTTTCGAAGATCAATTGCTAGGATGTAGAAAATTGAGTCTAGAGGAACTCACTGTGCAAAATAGGTTTTCACCAGAGTTAGGTACAGGCTCAAACAGATCCAAAACAAGGGGTGGTTCGAGGGGTGAGAGTGCAGGAACTCCTACTTCTCATGGCTCATGCCAAGGTTGCCCAGAAAATGAAAGTGCACCTGCAAAGGACCCATCTGTTTCTCCTGTCCATGAGCGATGCATTAAAGCAGGGGGGTCACCTGAACTGGTTCTTCAACAAACCAGGGAACTAAATCTGTCAGCTGCTTACTCAATACCTGATGCTTTTTTCGCAACGGAAGCTCAAGAACAATTTGGTGGAATGCTAATAGAGGATACTGGAAGTtcgaaagatttgagcaacctTTGTCCTGCCATGGCAGATGCTATTGTGGATGAGCGATTTCCAGAATCTAAATGGACAGATCCTCCAAGTTCAGATATAAATCCCACACAAATGATTGCTGCTCTTTCGATCGCAATGCCGCATGTAACATCTAGGCAAGAAATGAATAGCGTAACCATAAAGGCAACATATAGGGAAGACATGATAAGGTTCCGAATCTCTCTGAGTTCTGGGATCGCGAAGTTAAAAGAGGAAGTGGCCAAGAGGCTGAGGTTGGAGGTGGGTACATTTGACATCAAGTATCTGGATGATGATCATGAATGGATTTTGATTGCCCGTGATGCTGACTTGCATGAGTGTATGGATGTTTCAAGATCATCAAATAGTAATATGATCAGGGTATCAGTTCATGATGCAAATGCCAATCTTGGGAGCTCCTGTGAGAGCACTTGGGAGATATGA